One Bdellovibrio bacteriovorus str. Tiberius DNA segment encodes these proteins:
- a CDS encoding electron transfer flavoprotein subunit beta/FixA family protein: MKIFVCIKQVPDTETKIKISPDQTGIDTAGIKWVMNPYDEYAVEEANKLRDANPGSQVWVLSVGPKARVVESLRTALAMGADEAIVVNGEGLDNFATAKALAEVIKAEGGAKVIFSGKLAIDDNASSVSQMMAEFLNVPHTTVVSKFNFNGENVVVERDIEGGAKEVVQMMTPAVVAANKGLNMPRYASLPGIMKAKKKVIKEIEFASLNIPASEIKIKYSGFTLPADKPAVKMLSGDASAQASELVKLLRDEAKVL, translated from the coding sequence ATGAAGATTTTTGTGTGTATCAAGCAGGTGCCTGACACCGAAACAAAGATTAAGATCTCTCCCGACCAGACTGGTATCGACACGGCGGGTATTAAATGGGTTATGAACCCTTATGACGAGTATGCGGTTGAAGAAGCCAACAAGCTTCGCGACGCAAATCCGGGATCCCAAGTATGGGTTCTGTCTGTTGGACCAAAGGCTCGTGTGGTTGAATCCTTGCGTACGGCATTGGCTATGGGCGCTGACGAAGCGATCGTGGTTAACGGCGAAGGTCTGGACAACTTTGCCACGGCAAAAGCTTTGGCTGAAGTGATCAAGGCTGAAGGCGGCGCAAAAGTCATCTTCTCCGGCAAACTTGCAATTGATGACAATGCTTCCTCTGTCAGCCAGATGATGGCTGAATTCCTGAACGTTCCTCACACCACAGTGGTATCGAAATTCAATTTCAATGGCGAAAACGTTGTTGTTGAGCGCGACATCGAAGGTGGTGCAAAAGAAGTAGTGCAAATGATGACTCCAGCGGTTGTGGCGGCGAACAAAGGTTTAAACATGCCTCGCTACGCAAGTCTTCCAGGCATCATGAAAGCCAAAAAGAAAGTGATCAAAGAAATCGAATTCGCTTCTTTGAACATCCCGGCTTCTGAAATCAAAATCAAATACTCCGGCTTTACTCTTCCGGCTGATAAACCAGCTGTAAAAATGCTTTCTGGCGATGCTTCTGCACAAGCGTCCGAGCTGGTTAAACTTCTTCGCGATGAAGCGAAGGTTCTGTAA
- a CDS encoding 4-hydroxythreonine-4-phosphate dehydrogenase PdxA has protein sequence MSKLRIALTTGDVDGIGFEVTAKALHHLGPQKGVQFLLWRQDGASQKYLKLIDQKFERITVDDLSQALEIEGPYLIDIASDLAPAEWVESSAKACLKKDIHALATAPLSKTSIKAAGFKDLGHTDILKRLSGAKHVHMGFVGEKFNVVLATAHLPVKEITKHLSFSVLAEALLNANELRKKLPAAQAKKPIGVLGLNPHAGEAGLIGQEELLFFPELVSFAKEKKIPFEGPLVPDAAFFPQNWKKYSVYLSLYHDQGLIPFKMIHGQDSGVHMTLGIPFIRTSVDHGTAKDIFGKNKANPHSMIDAVRWAVKLARL, from the coding sequence ATGAGTAAACTTCGAATCGCACTTACGACCGGGGATGTGGATGGCATTGGCTTTGAAGTCACGGCCAAGGCTCTGCATCACCTGGGTCCACAAAAAGGCGTGCAGTTTCTGTTGTGGCGCCAAGACGGTGCTTCACAAAAGTATCTGAAACTGATTGATCAAAAATTTGAGCGTATCACCGTGGATGACCTTTCCCAGGCTCTGGAAATCGAAGGTCCCTACCTGATTGATATTGCCTCGGACCTCGCACCTGCAGAATGGGTGGAATCAAGCGCCAAAGCCTGCCTGAAGAAAGATATTCACGCGCTGGCCACTGCGCCCCTGTCGAAGACCTCGATCAAAGCGGCGGGCTTTAAAGACCTGGGACACACGGATATTTTAAAAAGACTTTCCGGCGCCAAACATGTGCACATGGGTTTTGTCGGTGAAAAGTTCAACGTGGTTCTGGCAACGGCACATCTACCGGTGAAAGAAATCACCAAGCACTTAAGTTTCAGCGTGCTGGCGGAAGCACTTCTTAACGCCAATGAACTAAGAAAGAAGCTTCCCGCAGCCCAGGCTAAAAAACCCATCGGCGTTTTGGGGCTCAACCCCCATGCCGGCGAGGCGGGCCTGATCGGGCAGGAAGAGCTTTTGTTCTTCCCCGAGCTTGTAAGTTTTGCCAAAGAAAAGAAGATTCCGTTTGAAGGACCCTTGGTTCCGGATGCGGCTTTCTTCCCGCAAAACTGGAAGAAATATTCCGTATATTTGAGCCTGTATCACGATCAGGGCCTGATTCCGTTTAAAATGATTCACGGGCAGGACAGTGGCGTGCATATGACCCTGGGGATCCCGTTTATTCGCACCAGTGTGGATCATGGCACTGCCAAGGATATCTTTGGTAAAAACAAAGCCAACCCCCATTCGATGATTGATGCCGTTCGCTGGGCGGTAAAATTAGCTCGACTCTAG
- a CDS encoding phosphomannomutase/phosphoglucomutase: MFQPVIFREYDIRGVYNGQFDDNFAYLLGRAYVVYMKQNKNITNPTVALGCDARESSPAIIKNLAKGLMDSGANVIHLGLVTTPVCYFATFELKVDGAVQVTGSHNPPEYNGFKISVGKGTIFGVEIQKLLHIIQKGEFIDGQGSEESFDIKPMYYARYAKEFGHIKDTKVVLDCGNGAGGSVVRGLFEACGLKPTILFEQPDGTFPNHHPDPTVEENLVDLKAQVLKEGAVAGIGFDGDADRIGVVDHTGRMVYGDELMVIISRAILAEQKGAKIIGDVKCSDRLYHDVAKHGGQPIMWKTGHSLVKEKIKVEKAPFGGEMSGHVFFADRNHGYDDAPYAALRLVEILAKTGKTIPQLLEGLPPSFNTPEIRIDTTEEKKVLIVEKMIEAFPAKEGADYKVDFTDGIRLSFADGWALCRSSNTQPVVVVRYESSSQAGLDAIRNRVEAIVNKYL; the protein is encoded by the coding sequence ATGTTTCAACCCGTCATTTTTAGAGAATACGACATTCGCGGCGTCTATAACGGACAGTTCGACGACAACTTTGCTTACCTGCTGGGTCGCGCTTACGTCGTTTACATGAAACAAAACAAGAACATCACTAATCCAACCGTGGCGTTGGGCTGTGATGCGCGTGAAAGCTCTCCGGCCATCATCAAGAATCTTGCAAAAGGTCTGATGGATTCAGGCGCGAACGTTATTCACCTGGGTCTGGTAACCACGCCGGTTTGTTACTTCGCCACGTTTGAATTGAAAGTCGATGGCGCGGTTCAGGTAACTGGTTCGCACAATCCTCCAGAATACAACGGCTTTAAAATTTCTGTGGGTAAAGGCACCATCTTTGGCGTCGAAATCCAGAAACTTTTGCACATCATTCAAAAAGGCGAATTCATTGACGGTCAGGGTTCAGAAGAATCTTTCGACATCAAGCCAATGTACTACGCACGTTACGCTAAAGAATTCGGCCACATCAAAGACACCAAAGTTGTTTTGGACTGCGGTAACGGTGCTGGCGGATCTGTGGTGCGCGGCTTGTTTGAAGCCTGCGGTTTGAAACCCACCATTTTGTTTGAACAGCCAGATGGCACATTCCCGAATCACCACCCGGATCCAACGGTTGAAGAAAACCTGGTGGACCTTAAGGCCCAGGTTCTTAAAGAGGGCGCCGTGGCGGGCATCGGCTTTGACGGCGATGCCGACCGTATCGGTGTTGTCGATCACACGGGCCGCATGGTTTACGGTGATGAATTGATGGTGATCATTTCCCGCGCGATTTTGGCTGAACAAAAAGGGGCTAAGATCATTGGCGATGTGAAGTGCTCTGATCGTCTGTACCACGATGTTGCCAAACACGGTGGTCAGCCAATCATGTGGAAAACCGGACACTCTTTGGTGAAAGAAAAAATCAAAGTTGAAAAAGCGCCATTCGGTGGCGAGATGTCCGGTCACGTGTTCTTTGCCGACCGCAATCACGGTTACGATGATGCTCCTTACGCAGCTTTGCGTTTGGTGGAAATCCTGGCAAAAACCGGCAAAACAATTCCACAGTTGCTGGAAGGTTTGCCTCCGTCTTTCAACACTCCAGAAATCCGCATCGACACCACTGAAGAAAAGAAGGTTCTGATCGTTGAAAAAATGATTGAAGCTTTCCCGGCTAAAGAGGGTGCTGATTATAAAGTGGACTTTACGGATGGTATCCGCCTGAGCTTTGCTGACGGCTGGGCACTGTGCCGCTCTTCCAACACACAGCCAGTGGTGGTGGTTCGTTACGAATCCTCGTCCCAGGCGGGGCTGGATGCGATCCGCAACCGCGTTGAAGCCATCGTAAACAAGTATCTTTAA
- a CDS encoding MerR family transcriptional regulator, whose translation MKNWLTIGQFAKASGLSPRALRIYEDMNLLVPPYRGDNGYRYYQESQLSEAARLKEFKDLGFQLEEVKALLQADRELDKSRLVRSLSHRLDLVREQSDQLQDQRRQIEQLLSSLKNNTKPISADERRAIMSYQGNPAIVVTGIQGLQKTAEYIQKHLQDRHIPLLFWSENLELPESYILVLPEDNLGDKGVENLAPNVIVLNSVSGSDSAIRKNYLRLYNFVGSHVTTVIHAEDQALLEIVSNERIRGTYYQYYSKNRALEKQIKKIGGLVCSGSELSMYGYNLQKEAVHLKLESPLGFTDELALLSSLAAVMKLGLPTESLCLK comes from the coding sequence ATGAAAAACTGGCTGACGATCGGACAATTTGCCAAAGCTTCGGGCCTTTCCCCCAGAGCCCTGCGCATTTATGAAGACATGAATCTGCTGGTGCCACCCTATCGTGGGGACAACGGCTATCGCTATTATCAGGAAAGCCAGCTTTCCGAAGCCGCTCGGCTGAAAGAGTTTAAAGACCTGGGATTTCAGCTGGAAGAAGTGAAAGCTCTTCTTCAGGCTGACCGCGAATTGGATAAATCACGTCTGGTCAGGTCACTCAGTCACCGTCTGGATCTGGTGCGTGAGCAGTCCGATCAGTTGCAGGATCAGCGCCGGCAGATAGAACAACTTCTTTCCTCTTTGAAGAACAACACAAAGCCCATCTCGGCTGATGAGAGGAGAGCAATCATGAGTTATCAGGGTAATCCGGCCATTGTGGTCACAGGAATCCAGGGCCTTCAGAAAACGGCTGAATATATTCAAAAGCACCTTCAGGACCGCCACATTCCCCTGCTGTTCTGGAGTGAAAATCTGGAACTTCCAGAGTCCTATATTCTTGTTCTTCCTGAAGACAACCTCGGGGATAAAGGTGTGGAAAACCTTGCGCCCAATGTGATTGTCCTGAATTCCGTCAGTGGTTCGGACAGTGCGATTCGGAAAAATTATCTGCGTCTTTATAACTTTGTTGGCTCTCATGTGACGACGGTGATTCATGCGGAAGATCAGGCGCTGCTTGAGATTGTTTCCAACGAAAGAATCAGAGGCACCTACTACCAGTATTATTCAAAAAACCGCGCTTTGGAAAAGCAGATCAAAAAAATCGGCGGACTGGTTTGTTCCGGCAGTGAACTTTCGATGTACGGATATAATCTGCAGAAAGAGGCTGTGCATCTGAAGTTGGAGAGCCCTTTGGGATTTACTGACGAGCTGGCACTTTTAAGTTCACTCGCAGCCGTGATGAAACTGGGACTGCCGACAGAAAGTCTTTGTCTGAAATAA
- a CDS encoding lysophospholipid acyltransferase family protein encodes MLAHFHGDELALLSIVKRYRIATIASQSKDGELMATVLKWLGAKTSRGSSTRGGVQALKGLLRLVKDGGNCSFAVDGPKGPLHKVKPGVFELSRMIHGPIYAAGVACDRAIHFPRSWNKTFLPKPFAKVIIYWVGPMAPVSKEIDPRNPDLALELEALLHQARQQALKFIADNDAQC; translated from the coding sequence GTGCTTGCGCATTTTCACGGTGATGAGCTGGCACTTTTATCCATCGTCAAAAGATACCGTATTGCCACCATCGCTTCGCAATCCAAGGACGGCGAACTGATGGCGACCGTGCTGAAATGGCTGGGGGCAAAAACCAGTCGCGGTTCTTCCACGCGTGGTGGGGTGCAAGCCTTGAAAGGTCTTTTGCGTTTGGTAAAAGACGGGGGAAATTGCAGCTTTGCTGTGGATGGTCCAAAAGGCCCGTTACACAAAGTCAAACCCGGAGTGTTCGAGCTTTCACGCATGATTCACGGTCCGATTTACGCCGCGGGCGTGGCGTGTGATCGTGCGATTCATTTCCCAAGATCATGGAATAAAACTTTCCTGCCAAAACCCTTCGCCAAAGTGATCATTTACTGGGTGGGACCGATGGCTCCAGTGAGCAAAGAAATCGATCCGCGAAACCCAGACCTTGCTCTAGAGTTAGAGGCTCTTTTGCACCAAGCTAGGCAGCAAGCTCTTAAATTCATTGCGGATAATGATGCCCAGTGCTAG
- a CDS encoding peptidylprolyl isomerase, which produces MINLLFALLVATPSHAEIVEKTVAIVNSELVLESDFKDLVKRIPKQGMVDESLLFDKPATSLVGNRKAQLDYLINEKILQSEIKRLNLAVTNDRVESELKEMARKNQVSETELAKVIQQQGVSMDDYRRFLKDSIEKRSLMDAEIISKLRISDEDALNEYLKTNPNNRPSIDEFSVSHIFFNPKKGGAEASIKRAETVLGKLRSGENFENLAQQFSEDPNFSTGGALGTFKSGDFLPEIEEAISSLKVNETTPIVKSRMGFHIVKLTGKKLTTDPKFERAKDKIKAQLLENSFKRQLKNWLQSKRDESFIRINE; this is translated from the coding sequence ATGATTAATCTTCTTTTTGCTTTGCTAGTGGCTACACCAAGTCATGCCGAGATTGTGGAAAAAACTGTGGCTATCGTAAATAGCGAACTGGTTTTGGAATCTGACTTCAAAGATCTTGTAAAACGCATTCCAAAACAGGGCATGGTTGATGAGTCTTTGTTGTTTGATAAACCAGCCACCAGCCTTGTCGGCAACCGCAAAGCGCAACTGGATTACCTGATCAACGAAAAGATCCTGCAGTCAGAGATCAAACGTCTGAATCTGGCCGTCACCAACGATCGCGTGGAATCCGAACTGAAAGAAATGGCCCGCAAAAACCAGGTCAGCGAAACAGAACTGGCAAAAGTGATTCAGCAACAGGGCGTTTCCATGGATGACTATCGCCGCTTCCTGAAAGACAGCATTGAAAAACGCTCTTTGATGGATGCCGAGATCATTTCCAAACTGCGCATCTCTGATGAAGACGCTTTGAATGAATACCTGAAAACGAATCCGAACAACCGTCCTTCCATTGACGAGTTCTCGGTTTCCCACATCTTCTTCAACCCGAAAAAAGGCGGCGCGGAAGCGTCCATCAAACGTGCTGAAACCGTGCTGGGTAAACTTCGCAGCGGTGAAAACTTTGAAAACCTGGCGCAGCAGTTCAGTGAAGATCCCAATTTCTCCACCGGTGGCGCCTTGGGAACTTTCAAATCCGGCGACTTCCTTCCGGAAATTGAAGAGGCTATTTCCAGCCTGAAAGTGAACGAGACCACTCCGATTGTGAAATCCCGCATGGGCTTCCACATCGTGAAACTGACCGGTAAAAAACTGACCACCGATCCGAAGTTTGAACGCGCCAAAGACAAGATCAAGGCGCAGCTTCTGGAAAACAGCTTCAAACGTCAGTTGAAAAACTGGCTGCAATCCAAACGCGATGAATCCTTCATCCGTATCAATGAGTAA
- a CDS encoding succinate dehydrogenase cytochrome b subunit encodes MSGFLGSTVGKKYLMGITGLVWAGFVLAHMAGNLLIFVSNDAYNAYGHALTSGNIIYVAETVLVLALIVHVFCAISLTKNNREAKEQKYAVAAKGSKRVSLASRTMAIQGSLILIFVILHLITFKYGTHYETTVNGVVMRDLAKLMFEVFQSPAYIAWYVVCLVLLGFHLSHGVGSTFQSLGLMEGTYRDTWKKLSYGYAVVVAAGFIAQPVYIFLIGN; translated from the coding sequence ATGTCTGGATTTCTCGGATCTACCGTCGGGAAAAAGTACCTAATGGGAATCACCGGTTTAGTATGGGCGGGATTTGTTCTCGCACACATGGCCGGCAATCTACTCATCTTCGTAAGTAACGATGCCTACAATGCTTACGGCCACGCACTCACAAGCGGGAATATCATCTACGTCGCAGAAACCGTTCTGGTTCTGGCGTTGATCGTTCACGTTTTCTGCGCCATCAGCCTTACGAAAAACAATCGTGAAGCGAAAGAGCAGAAATACGCAGTGGCGGCAAAAGGATCGAAGCGCGTTTCCCTGGCTTCAAGAACAATGGCGATTCAAGGATCTTTGATTCTGATCTTCGTTATTCTTCACCTGATCACTTTCAAATACGGCACGCACTATGAAACCACCGTTAACGGCGTGGTGATGCGTGACCTGGCGAAACTGATGTTTGAAGTTTTCCAAAGCCCTGCTTACATCGCATGGTATGTGGTGTGTCTGGTTCTTCTGGGCTTCCATCTTAGTCACGGTGTTGGTTCCACCTTCCAGTCATTGGGTTTGATGGAAGGCACTTACAGAGACACGTGGAAAAAACTCAGCTACGGATATGCCGTGGTTGTGGCTGCGGGTTTCATCGCTCAACCTGTTTACATTTTCCTTATCGGTAACTAA
- a CDS encoding peptidylprolyl isomerase: MKFSKSPALTGLFIFMSLALAGCPSSYQKLSTKPVEKVNDHVLTSKQFANQLARRLRNFDALAAKDPNNIHRIKEEILRDFLVKSLTLDWARAQSIVISENTLDKEVDKLRANYPDDLSFRRALALENLSFSEWREELRYSLVEREVFKKINEKVKAPTEEEIKRYYEDNKDRYKRKERVYLRQIVVDEDAKADAIKVDLKTGDFAELARKYSITPEAKQGGVVGWIEKGSVDYFDPLFNVGSGVQTIKSPFGIHLIRVEKKAPASTLSLEEVKPQIIRALRAQREQAEYVAWLDAQLRSSKVLKDYELMNSIKVDTRGTND, translated from the coding sequence ATGAAATTTTCAAAGAGCCCCGCACTGACGGGGCTTTTTATTTTTATGAGCCTCGCTTTGGCGGGATGTCCATCAAGCTATCAGAAACTCTCCACGAAACCCGTGGAGAAGGTGAATGATCACGTTCTGACCTCCAAGCAGTTCGCCAACCAGCTGGCACGAAGACTAAGAAACTTCGACGCCCTGGCGGCAAAGGATCCCAACAACATCCACCGTATCAAAGAAGAAATTCTGCGCGACTTCCTGGTGAAAAGCCTGACCCTGGACTGGGCAAGGGCTCAGAGTATCGTGATATCGGAAAACACCCTGGATAAAGAAGTCGACAAACTGCGCGCGAACTATCCGGATGATCTTTCTTTCCGCCGGGCCCTGGCTTTGGAAAATCTGTCATTTTCGGAATGGCGTGAAGAACTGAGATATTCCCTGGTCGAACGAGAGGTCTTTAAAAAGATCAACGAAAAGGTCAAGGCCCCCACTGAAGAAGAGATCAAACGCTACTACGAAGACAACAAGGACCGTTACAAGCGCAAAGAGCGCGTGTACCTGCGCCAGATCGTGGTGGACGAGGACGCCAAGGCTGACGCCATCAAAGTCGACCTGAAAACCGGCGATTTTGCGGAACTTGCAAGAAAGTATTCCATCACTCCTGAAGCCAAGCAGGGTGGGGTTGTAGGCTGGATTGAAAAAGGCTCGGTGGATTACTTTGATCCCCTGTTTAACGTCGGTTCCGGCGTGCAAACAATCAAAAGTCCCTTCGGAATCCATCTGATTCGTGTGGAAAAGAAGGCTCCGGCCTCCACTTTGTCGCTGGAAGAGGTCAAACCACAGATTATCCGGGCGCTTCGCGCACAACGCGAGCAGGCGGAATACGTGGCGTGGCTTGATGCCCAGCTCAGAAGTAGTAAAGTCTTAAAGGACTATGAACTGATGAATTCCATCAAGGTGGATACACGAGGAACCAATGATTAA
- a CDS encoding peptidylprolyl isomerase, which yields MKLVISILLLISATAFAQKSTDVVAQVGKKTITLEDFNKKYNEVKSQTINPPTKEQFLEDLVRFEMGVQEAEKRNLQKDPVVQSRFDQEMYKALLEKDIGQRVQKIQVSDAEMKAWYAKNPELRTSHILIEFKAGATPAQVAEAKKRATEIYEEVKKSKRPFEELVKLYSDDALSKQVGGDIGWQSRVTLVPNYYEAVVNMKVGEVTGLIETQFGFHVIKLTGRRSFENANKRQIRAAVFDEKRKQVFNDYFERMKKSYPIKENKGLLK from the coding sequence ATGAAACTTGTAATCAGCATCTTGTTGCTCATCTCTGCGACCGCTTTTGCACAGAAATCCACGGACGTCGTGGCTCAGGTGGGTAAAAAAACTATCACGCTTGAAGACTTCAATAAAAAGTACAACGAAGTGAAGTCTCAGACCATCAACCCGCCAACCAAAGAACAATTCCTGGAAGACCTGGTTCGCTTTGAAATGGGTGTTCAAGAGGCGGAAAAGCGCAATCTGCAAAAAGACCCTGTCGTTCAATCCCGCTTTGACCAGGAGATGTACAAAGCCCTTCTGGAAAAAGACATCGGTCAGCGTGTTCAGAAGATCCAGGTTTCTGATGCGGAAATGAAAGCATGGTATGCCAAAAATCCGGAACTTCGCACCAGCCACATCCTGATTGAGTTTAAAGCAGGGGCTACTCCGGCGCAGGTGGCTGAAGCAAAAAAACGTGCGACAGAAATCTACGAAGAGGTTAAAAAGAGCAAAAGACCATTTGAAGAGCTGGTTAAGCTTTACTCTGATGATGCTCTTTCCAAGCAGGTTGGCGGCGATATCGGCTGGCAATCCCGCGTGACACTGGTTCCGAATTACTACGAAGCGGTTGTCAACATGAAGGTCGGTGAGGTTACGGGGCTTATCGAAACTCAGTTTGGCTTCCACGTTATTAAACTGACCGGTCGCAGAAGCTTTGAGAACGCGAACAAACGCCAGATCAGAGCGGCCGTTTTCGATGAAAAAAGAAAACAGGTCTTTAACGACTACTTCGAAAGAATGAAGAAGTCTTATCCGATCAAAGAAAACAAAGGTCTTCTTAAATAA
- a CDS encoding electron transfer flavoprotein subunit alpha/FixB family protein translates to MGKILVFAEHTNGKLKRSSQELLQAAAASGNTVVAVAFGSHAGDVTAALGHNGASEVHVVKDASLDSYNPEAFTANIAAIIGKVQPSIILASASSTGKDLFPRVAARLGVGIASDCTTLTISGDNVTAVKPMYSGKCFATVNFENSAVKIVLMRANQLPVAAADTSKTANVVEHAAAAADLKTLIKEIVKGASEKLDLTEANIVVSGGRGLKEAANFKILNDLADVLGATVGASRAVVDAGWVGHGMQVGQTGKTVAPTLYIAVGISGAIQHLAGMSGSKVIVAINSDANAPIFQKATYGIVGDALDIVPKLTEEFKKALHH, encoded by the coding sequence ATGGGTAAAATTCTGGTTTTTGCTGAACACACAAACGGTAAACTAAAACGCAGCTCTCAAGAGCTTCTTCAGGCGGCAGCCGCTTCCGGCAACACGGTTGTTGCGGTGGCTTTCGGTTCTCACGCAGGTGATGTGACCGCAGCTTTGGGTCACAATGGTGCTTCTGAAGTTCACGTGGTTAAAGACGCTTCTTTGGATTCATACAATCCAGAGGCTTTCACTGCAAACATCGCAGCGATCATCGGCAAGGTTCAGCCTTCCATCATCCTGGCTTCCGCATCCTCCACCGGCAAGGATCTGTTCCCTCGCGTGGCGGCTCGTTTGGGCGTGGGTATTGCAAGTGACTGCACGACTTTGACTATTTCCGGTGACAACGTGACTGCGGTTAAACCAATGTACTCCGGCAAATGTTTTGCGACGGTGAACTTTGAAAACAGCGCAGTTAAAATCGTTTTGATGCGCGCCAATCAGCTTCCAGTGGCGGCAGCGGACACTTCTAAAACTGCAAACGTGGTTGAACACGCGGCAGCTGCGGCAGACCTTAAAACCTTGATCAAAGAAATCGTGAAAGGTGCTTCCGAGAAATTGGATCTGACTGAAGCTAACATCGTTGTCAGCGGCGGTCGTGGTCTGAAAGAAGCGGCAAACTTCAAGATTTTGAATGATCTTGCTGACGTTTTGGGTGCCACGGTAGGTGCTTCCCGTGCAGTTGTTGATGCGGGCTGGGTTGGTCACGGCATGCAGGTTGGCCAGACTGGTAAAACAGTGGCTCCGACTTTGTACATCGCGGTGGGTATCTCCGGCGCTATCCAGCACTTGGCTGGTATGAGCGGATCCAAAGTGATCGTGGCAATCAATAGCGATGCCAACGCACCGATCTTCCAGAAAGCGACTTACGGCATTGTGGGTGACGCCCTGGATATCGTTCCAAAACTGACAGAAGAGTTCAAAAAAGCTCTTCACCACTAA